In a single window of the Natronosalvus caseinilyticus genome:
- a CDS encoding CHY zinc finger protein: protein MSDSDRDVLVRGVDLDAETRCAHYRSDRDVVALRFGCCEDFFACYRCHEAVADHEAVPWPRDRFDEPAVYCGACGSIMTAPEYLECEHTCPHCDAPFNPGCRRHVHLYFEKPS, encoded by the coding sequence GTGAGTGACTCCGACCGCGACGTACTCGTTCGAGGCGTCGACCTCGACGCCGAAACCCGCTGTGCCCACTACCGGAGCGACCGCGACGTCGTCGCCCTCCGATTCGGCTGCTGTGAAGACTTCTTCGCGTGCTACCGATGTCACGAGGCCGTGGCGGACCACGAGGCGGTCCCGTGGCCGCGCGACCGGTTCGACGAGCCTGCGGTCTACTGCGGCGCCTGTGGGTCGATCATGACGGCTCCCGAGTACCTCGAGTGCGAGCACACCTGCCCACACTGTGACGCGCCGTTCAACCCGGGCTGTCGACGACACGTCCATCTGTACTTCGAAAAACCCTCATAA
- the gvpO gene encoding gas vesicle protein GvpO, halophile-type, whose protein sequence is MAEAESASTDQCKAITSSGEQCSRPAQEDGFCHQHGPDDETVDEEEASENADESAAEGSTSEDADETDETDETDETDETGDTSEDSQMNQQETTDPEAVDTDDVDLEAETDDDQLEGFLAIRRRIERAADSIIGHPLDTISEISPTDEGWVAVVDVVERRAVPDTQDILGRYELTLDSDGAIQGYQRLDRFRRGDTVAFD, encoded by the coding sequence ATGGCCGAAGCAGAATCCGCGTCGACCGACCAGTGTAAGGCGATCACGTCCTCCGGAGAGCAGTGCTCGCGGCCCGCCCAGGAGGATGGATTTTGCCACCAGCACGGGCCGGACGACGAGACGGTCGACGAGGAGGAGGCGAGCGAGAACGCCGACGAATCGGCTGCGGAGGGATCGACTTCGGAGGACGCCGACGAAACCGACGAAACCGACGAAACCGACGAAACCGACGAAACCGGCGATACCAGTGAGGACTCACAGATGAACCAACAGGAAACCACTGATCCGGAGGCGGTCGACACCGACGACGTCGACCTCGAGGCCGAAACGGACGACGACCAGCTCGAGGGATTCCTCGCGATCCGACGACGGATCGAACGTGCCGCCGATTCGATCATCGGCCATCCCCTCGACACGATCAGCGAGATCTCGCCGACCGACGAGGGCTGGGTGGCCGTCGTCGACGTGGTCGAGCGACGAGCAGTGCCCGACACCCAGGACATCCTGGGGCGGTACGAACTCACCCTCGATTCGGATGGGGCGATCCAGGGCTACCAGCGCCTCGACCGGTTCCGGCGCGGCGACACGGTCGCGTTCGACTGA
- the gvpN gene encoding gas vesicle protein GvpN has protein sequence MGSDSGRKRKVRGRKIRSDRSVKERRKAEKQRRRAAKENGNGSGATGTADASTDVLRSPQSAAPEPFVSTDAVEDLTTRIGQWLEADQPVHVVGPTGCGKTALALSAAAERGRPVVWIDGDQAVDTGTLVGEHAGGESYVEDDQYVSGVHKRTEVVRERWVDNPLSVAAREGATLVYNEFSRSDPLAHNVLLSVFEEGVLERPEKRGDDRKIDVHPEFRAILTSNTAEYAGVHEPQDALLDRMVGVHVDYYDAETEREIVAAHVDLPDDQIEQVVDATRALRDELDVVVGTRVAITAAKGLAVFGSGNDDAIDDEVLVTVFTDVLAPKFAGREDGADLATLEDRVADVI, from the coding sequence ATGGGCTCGGACTCCGGACGCAAGCGAAAGGTTCGCGGACGGAAGATCAGAAGCGACCGGTCCGTCAAGGAGCGACGGAAAGCAGAGAAACAGCGTCGTCGGGCAGCGAAGGAAAACGGTAACGGGAGCGGTGCCACCGGCACAGCCGACGCCAGCACCGACGTCCTTCGCTCCCCGCAATCGGCAGCACCGGAGCCGTTCGTCTCGACGGACGCCGTCGAGGACCTCACGACCCGCATCGGGCAGTGGCTCGAGGCCGACCAGCCGGTCCACGTCGTCGGGCCAACCGGTTGCGGGAAGACCGCGCTGGCGCTCTCGGCGGCGGCCGAACGCGGCCGCCCGGTCGTCTGGATCGACGGCGATCAGGCGGTCGACACGGGTACGCTCGTCGGCGAGCACGCCGGTGGCGAGAGCTACGTCGAGGACGACCAGTACGTCAGCGGCGTCCACAAACGGACCGAGGTCGTGCGCGAGCGGTGGGTCGACAACCCGCTCTCGGTCGCCGCCCGCGAGGGTGCAACGCTCGTCTACAACGAGTTCTCCCGGAGCGACCCGCTCGCGCACAACGTCCTGCTGTCGGTCTTCGAGGAAGGCGTCCTCGAGCGGCCCGAGAAGCGCGGCGACGATCGAAAGATCGACGTCCACCCGGAGTTTCGGGCGATCCTCACCTCGAATACGGCCGAGTACGCGGGCGTCCACGAACCGCAGGACGCCCTCCTGGATCGAATGGTCGGCGTCCACGTCGACTACTACGACGCCGAGACCGAGCGCGAGATCGTCGCCGCGCACGTCGACTTACCGGACGACCAGATCGAGCAGGTCGTCGACGCGACGCGAGCGCTTCGCGACGAACTCGACGTGGTCGTCGGGACCCGCGTCGCCATCACGGCGGCGAAGGGGCTCGCGGTCTTCGGTTCCGGGAACGACGATGCCATCGACGACGAGGTGCTCGTGACGGTCTTCACCGACGTCCTGGCGCCGAAGTTCGCCGGTCGCGAGGATGGGGCGGACCTCGCCACCCTCGAGGACCGCGTCGCGGACGTCATCTGA
- the gvpA gene encoding gas vesicle protein GvpA, producing MAAPQRRPDSSSLAEVLDRILDKGVVIDIWARVSVVGIELLTVEARVVVASVDTFLHYAEEISKIERASSEGDLEDLEELEIEQRPESSPKSAAE from the coding sequence ATGGCAGCACCACAACGCAGACCCGACTCCTCAAGTCTCGCCGAAGTACTCGACCGAATCCTCGACAAGGGTGTCGTCATCGACATCTGGGCTCGCGTCTCGGTCGTCGGGATCGAACTCCTGACCGTCGAGGCCCGCGTCGTCGTCGCCTCGGTCGACACGTTCCTCCATTATGCGGAGGAAATATCGAAAATAGAACGAGCGAGTTCCGAAGGTGACCTCGAGGACCTCGAGGAACTCGAGATCGAGCAGCGACCTGAATCGTCGCCGAAGTCGGCGGCCGAGTGA
- a CDS encoding AAA domain-containing protein, whose product MNVRGTVAGEVSIRTVSTSYGESELVEVPVRVESLESEATGSGAANGAGAAVRELESDTDTETATATATVTVTCWGKWTESAERLDPGMELLVTNAEEREYQGETQYSTTGESYVVVEPSFLVNVTAIRNWVECPRLYYLNKLSGVPLNYPVVKGTIVHEVFGDLLRGRDLEAAIDERIDDRGLELGLLGESRKTVEEDVRKNAAAIEGWLEQGRLTGGGGAATAAEDGVAAAAEDGAAAAAEDGAVTADSSSRSFAPEANEWRSEQLLISETFGIRGRADAIRRGAPVELKTGKNLRKEPRFKDKVQAACYALLLEEHGDPVDTGTLLYTKNSALERDEETGDLTPAKDFSMGAGLLKYVVRLRNEIAAMEMSGSIPTGKEADAKCEYCFERDTCMVVSGRLDQESKAGSIGQALPDEELEHFDRFYRAIEEERREVHREYAKLWEQTAEERADDDRAIIDLEFDGMRELEGGRWELRARQRSPATSKIREGDLVLASDGHPVRGEAELARIERLDEEVVLTADEPVEVTRLDIYPSELTTDRLLTALHDALLKGDQRRKDVLFGRVEPEFDDLEETFVDNNAAQDEAVRKAVGARDCALIHGPPGTGKTYTIARAITEMVERGERVLLSAFTNRAVDNALEAVLESFGEAGIDADAVVRVGSESGVREDMQRYRLERSGDPEERLEELQGAQVVAATTASCGSRIMAEQSFDVALVDEAAQLTEPGTYAAIELADRFVLVGDHEQLPPVVRAENDLSTSLFERLVDLHPDAGVMLGRQYRMNQRIQSFASREFYDGELRPATPEVAGRTLGDLEGVSRDALPESLRDPVAFVPVEGDNEQYTDVVEAERIAELIETYERAGLDRSQIGVIAPFRAQVATISNAVPSDVTVDTVDRFQGSSEEVIVISFTATGDLEGPIFEDYRRINVALTRPKRALVLVGDPAALESDPVYARLLEWAG is encoded by the coding sequence GTGAACGTACGCGGAACCGTCGCCGGCGAGGTGTCGATCCGAACGGTGTCGACGAGTTACGGCGAGAGCGAACTCGTGGAGGTACCCGTTCGCGTGGAGTCGCTCGAGAGCGAGGCGACGGGTTCGGGTGCAGCGAACGGCGCGGGTGCAGCGGTTCGAGAATTGGAATCGGACACGGACACGGAGACGGCCACGGCCACGGCCACGGTCACAGTCACCTGCTGGGGCAAGTGGACCGAATCCGCCGAACGCCTCGATCCGGGGATGGAACTGCTGGTCACGAACGCCGAGGAGCGCGAGTACCAGGGCGAGACGCAGTACTCGACGACGGGGGAATCCTACGTCGTCGTCGAACCGAGCTTCCTCGTGAACGTGACGGCTATTCGAAACTGGGTCGAGTGCCCGCGCCTGTACTACCTGAACAAGCTCTCGGGCGTGCCACTCAACTACCCGGTGGTCAAGGGGACCATCGTCCACGAGGTGTTCGGCGATCTGCTCCGGGGTCGCGACCTCGAGGCTGCCATCGACGAGCGAATCGACGACCGGGGGCTCGAGTTGGGCTTGCTCGGCGAATCGCGCAAAACGGTCGAAGAGGACGTCCGGAAGAATGCCGCGGCCATCGAGGGGTGGCTCGAGCAGGGGCGGCTTACGGGTGGGGGTGGGGCGGCTACTGCCGCCGAAGACGGGGTGGCCGCTGCCGCCGAAGACGGGGCGGCCGCTGCCGCCGAAGACGGGGCGGTTACTGCCGACAGCTCGTCTCGGTCGTTCGCGCCCGAAGCAAACGAGTGGCGGTCCGAGCAGTTACTCATCAGCGAAACCTTCGGCATCCGCGGACGGGCCGACGCCATCCGCCGGGGGGCACCCGTCGAACTCAAGACCGGGAAGAACCTCCGGAAGGAACCCCGGTTCAAAGACAAGGTCCAGGCGGCCTGCTACGCGCTCCTGCTCGAGGAACACGGCGACCCCGTCGATACCGGAACCCTGCTCTACACCAAGAACTCCGCGCTCGAGCGCGACGAGGAGACCGGCGACCTCACGCCCGCGAAGGACTTCTCGATGGGGGCAGGTCTGCTGAAGTACGTCGTCCGCCTGCGAAACGAGATCGCGGCGATGGAGATGTCGGGGTCGATCCCGACCGGAAAGGAAGCGGACGCGAAGTGTGAGTACTGCTTCGAGCGCGACACCTGTATGGTCGTCTCGGGACGACTCGACCAGGAGTCGAAGGCCGGGTCCATCGGCCAGGCACTCCCCGACGAGGAACTCGAGCACTTCGATCGCTTCTACCGAGCCATCGAGGAGGAACGTCGCGAGGTCCACCGAGAGTACGCCAAACTCTGGGAACAGACCGCCGAGGAACGCGCCGACGACGACCGGGCGATCATCGACCTCGAGTTCGACGGCATGCGTGAACTCGAGGGCGGGCGCTGGGAGTTACGCGCACGCCAGCGCTCCCCGGCGACCTCGAAGATCCGCGAGGGCGACCTGGTGCTCGCGAGCGACGGCCACCCCGTTCGCGGGGAGGCCGAACTCGCCCGCATCGAACGGCTGGACGAGGAGGTCGTCCTGACCGCCGACGAACCCGTCGAGGTGACTCGGCTGGACATCTACCCCTCCGAACTCACGACCGATCGACTGCTGACGGCCCTGCACGACGCCCTGCTGAAGGGCGACCAGCGGCGAAAGGACGTCCTCTTCGGTCGCGTCGAACCGGAGTTCGACGATCTCGAGGAGACGTTCGTCGACAACAACGCCGCACAGGACGAGGCGGTGCGGAAGGCCGTCGGCGCCCGGGACTGCGCGCTGATCCACGGCCCGCCAGGGACCGGGAAGACCTACACCATCGCTCGCGCGATTACCGAGATGGTCGAGCGCGGCGAGCGCGTCCTCCTGTCGGCCTTTACCAACCGCGCCGTGGACAACGCACTCGAGGCCGTGCTCGAATCGTTCGGCGAGGCGGGCATCGACGCCGACGCCGTCGTCCGGGTCGGCAGCGAGAGCGGCGTCCGCGAGGACATGCAGCGCTACCGCCTCGAGCGGTCGGGCGACCCCGAAGAGCGCCTCGAGGAACTCCAGGGCGCGCAGGTGGTCGCGGCGACGACGGCCTCGTGCGGTTCCCGGATCATGGCCGAGCAGTCGTTCGACGTAGCGCTGGTCGACGAGGCGGCCCAGCTCACCGAGCCGGGGACGTACGCCGCCATCGAACTCGCCGACCGGTTCGTGCTCGTCGGCGACCACGAGCAACTCCCGCCGGTCGTGCGTGCGGAGAACGACCTCTCGACCTCGCTGTTCGAACGCCTCGTCGACCTCCACCCCGACGCCGGCGTGATGCTCGGTCGCCAGTACCGGATGAACCAGCGCATCCAGTCGTTCGCCTCGCGGGAGTTCTACGACGGGGAACTGCGTCCGGCGACGCCCGAGGTGGCGGGTCGAACGCTCGGCGACCTCGAGGGCGTCTCCCGCGACGCTCTCCCCGAATCCCTCCGCGACCCCGTCGCGTTCGTCCCGGTCGAGGGCGACAACGAACAATACACGGACGTCGTCGAGGCCGAACGAATCGCCGAGTTGATCGAGACGTACGAGCGAGCGGGACTCGACCGAAGCCAAATCGGCGTCATCGCGCCCTTCCGGGCACAGGTCGCGACCATCTCGAACGCGGTCCCGAGCGACGTTACGGTCGACACCGTCGACCGATTCCAGGGCTCGAGCGAGGAGGTGATCGTCATCTCGTTTACGGCGACCGGCGACCTCGAGGGGCCGATCTTCGAGGACTATCGGCGGATCAACGTCGCACTCACCCGACCCAAACGGGCACTCGTACTGGTCGGTGATCCAGCGGCGCTCGAGTCCGATCCAGTCTACGCGCGGTTGCTCGAGTGGGCGGGGTGA
- a CDS encoding SPW repeat domain-containing protein, whose protein sequence is MRQSNRRAPTPLEIMADRHTESTGSHRTMERDPRDESTQIANEERRKQTPILSAIIAGLGLWIAFSGLLLDARATSTAVTNNLLVGLVIALTAGYNYYRIRHDVPLSPVVASLVAILGLWLIVAAPALGMVGALFWSTFAAGLLVVGLSGWTVYTARDARTVTGDVRSRF, encoded by the coding sequence GTGAGACAGTCGAATCGACGAGCGCCCACCCCGCTCGAGATCATGGCCGATCGCCACACCGAATCGACCGGGAGCCATCGAACCATGGAGCGCGACCCGCGCGACGAGTCGACCCAGATCGCGAACGAAGAGCGGCGGAAACAGACGCCGATTCTCAGCGCGATCATCGCCGGACTTGGCCTCTGGATCGCGTTTTCGGGACTTCTCCTCGACGCGAGGGCGACGTCGACCGCGGTCACGAACAACCTCCTCGTCGGGCTGGTCATCGCACTCACGGCCGGTTACAATTACTATCGCATCCGACACGACGTCCCGCTGAGCCCGGTCGTCGCCTCACTGGTCGCCATCCTCGGCCTCTGGCTGATCGTCGCGGCTCCCGCCCTCGGAATGGTCGGCGCGCTGTTCTGGAGTACGTTCGCCGCCGGCCTCCTCGTCGTCGGTCTCTCGGGCTGGACCGTCTACACGGCTCGAGACGCGCGAACCGTGACCGGGGATGTGCGGTCGCGATTCTGA
- a CDS encoding dicarboxylate/amino acid:cation symporter: MSQIRAPLHRRLWSRYRSVPLIYRIAVAFVLGTALGAVVGEQAGVLSPLGDLFLRLLEMLIIPIIVFTLLGGIRKLTPSRLGKVGGLTVGLYIATTTVAAVIGLAVANLFDPGTAVEFTGGEAREAEPPTVTEVLLGIVPENPLGAMVEGDILATIFFVIVFGLALTSVREATTDESVEGAIGGFFAFVEAGTQALFKIIWGVLEYGVVGVFALMAASIGTEGLGAIVQLGALVGVIAVGIVIHMTVTYLGVMTMGILGQSPLDFLNGAKDAMLMAFTTRSSTATLPVTITDAEENLRIDESVYGFGLPLGATINMDGAAIRQAVTAVFAANMVGISLGLGEQVLVLFTVILISIGTAGVPGAGLIMLTVILNALGLPLEIVGFVAGVDPILGRIATTNNVTGDLAVSSVVGKWTGAIDLADGAWADAPVDGGPEETVTTD; the protein is encoded by the coding sequence ATGAGCCAGATTCGCGCGCCGCTCCACCGGCGCCTGTGGAGCAGGTATCGATCCGTCCCACTCATCTACCGCATCGCCGTCGCGTTCGTCCTCGGAACCGCCCTCGGCGCCGTCGTCGGGGAGCAGGCGGGCGTTCTCAGCCCGCTGGGGGACCTCTTCTTGCGCCTCCTCGAGATGCTCATCATCCCGATTATCGTCTTCACGCTGCTCGGCGGGATCCGCAAGCTGACGCCGTCTCGGCTGGGCAAGGTCGGCGGGCTCACGGTCGGGCTCTACATCGCGACGACGACTGTCGCGGCCGTCATCGGCCTCGCGGTCGCGAACCTGTTCGACCCCGGCACCGCCGTGGAGTTCACCGGCGGCGAGGCTCGAGAGGCCGAGCCGCCGACAGTCACGGAGGTTCTGCTGGGGATCGTCCCGGAGAACCCGCTCGGGGCGATGGTGGAAGGCGACATCCTCGCGACGATCTTCTTCGTGATCGTCTTCGGGCTCGCGCTGACGTCGGTCCGCGAGGCCACGACCGACGAGTCCGTCGAGGGGGCAATCGGCGGCTTCTTCGCGTTCGTCGAGGCCGGAACGCAGGCGCTGTTCAAGATCATCTGGGGCGTCCTCGAGTACGGCGTCGTCGGCGTCTTCGCACTGATGGCTGCGTCGATCGGGACCGAGGGACTCGGTGCGATCGTGCAACTCGGCGCGCTCGTGGGCGTCATCGCGGTGGGTATCGTGATCCACATGACCGTCACCTACCTCGGCGTGATGACGATGGGGATCCTCGGGCAGTCGCCGCTGGACTTCCTCAATGGGGCGAAAGACGCCATGCTGATGGCGTTCACCACCCGTTCCTCGACCGCCACCTTGCCCGTCACGATCACGGACGCCGAGGAGAACCTGCGAATCGACGAGTCAGTCTACGGCTTCGGGTTGCCACTCGGGGCGACGATCAACATGGACGGCGCGGCGATCCGGCAGGCGGTAACGGCCGTCTTTGCCGCGAACATGGTCGGCATCTCGCTGGGATTAGGCGAGCAGGTGCTCGTCCTCTTTACGGTGATCCTGATCAGCATCGGGACGGCCGGCGTCCCCGGGGCCGGGCTCATTATGCTCACCGTCATCCTGAACGCGCTCGGCTTGCCCCTCGAGATCGTCGGCTTCGTCGCGGGCGTCGATCCGATCCTCGGTCGGATCGCGACGACGAACAACGTTACCGGCGACCTCGCGGTCTCGTCGGTCGTCGGCAAGTGGACCGGTGCGATCGACCTCGCGGACGGGGCGTGGGCCGACGCGCCTGTCGACGGCGGGCCGGAGGAGACCGTGACGACCGATTGA
- a CDS encoding GNAT family N-acetyltransferase — translation MHTLFPTRLETDRLIFERISHETVDPFELYAFVSRDNWQTDATEHMPWFRLQRLDQVAVFVDRAEQQWADRERARYLLRSNDEGGDIVGTTAYKPEWDTRRAGSDIVLAPAYWGREYGLERASAFVELTFERYDLEAFYTTCAADNEPSRRMIEKYVEKYGGRHEGLLRQHSPRSDGTVTDQHRYTIVRAEYEEATMELETLDFDVEWGFPPYRGSSSQ, via the coding sequence ATGCACACACTGTTTCCCACCCGCCTCGAGACGGACCGACTGATTTTCGAACGAATCAGCCACGAAACCGTCGACCCGTTCGAGCTGTACGCGTTCGTGAGTCGAGACAACTGGCAGACCGATGCGACCGAACACATGCCGTGGTTCCGGCTCCAGCGGCTCGACCAGGTCGCCGTGTTCGTCGACCGGGCCGAACAGCAGTGGGCTGACCGCGAGCGGGCGCGGTACCTCCTTCGCTCGAACGACGAAGGGGGCGACATCGTCGGGACCACGGCCTACAAACCCGAGTGGGACACTCGCCGCGCCGGATCGGACATCGTTCTCGCACCGGCGTACTGGGGCCGCGAGTACGGCCTCGAGCGGGCATCCGCGTTCGTCGAGTTGACGTTCGAGCGGTACGACCTCGAGGCGTTTTACACGACCTGCGCTGCCGATAACGAGCCGTCCCGACGGATGATCGAGAAGTACGTCGAGAAGTACGGTGGCCGCCACGAGGGGCTACTGCGCCAGCACTCGCCACGGTCGGACGGGACGGTGACTGACCAGCATCGATACACCATCGTGCGAGCGGAGTACGAGGAGGCGACAATGGAACTCGAGACGCTCGACTTCGACGTCGAGTGGGGTTTTCCACCGTATCGTGGCAGTTCTAGCCAATAA
- the ribH gene encoding 6,7-dimethyl-8-ribityllumazine synthase — protein sequence MTTLGLVIAQFNRPITERMEDAALEAAEAAEADVYDVVSVPGVYDAPLAADRLARLDAVDAVVVIGTVITGDTDHDQVITDAAAGRLADVSLERDTPVTLGVTGPGMSAAEARERVQNAAKAVDGAIDLVEELPEPESDREPVD from the coding sequence ATGACCACGCTCGGGCTGGTGATCGCCCAGTTCAATCGCCCGATCACCGAACGGATGGAGGACGCCGCCCTCGAAGCCGCCGAGGCCGCCGAGGCCGACGTGTACGACGTGGTGTCGGTCCCCGGCGTCTACGACGCGCCGCTGGCCGCCGACCGACTCGCGCGTCTCGACGCCGTCGATGCCGTCGTCGTGATCGGGACGGTCATCACCGGCGACACCGACCACGACCAGGTGATCACCGACGCCGCCGCCGGCCGCCTGGCCGACGTCAGCCTCGAGCGTGACACCCCGGTAACCCTCGGAGTGACGGGCCCCGGAATGTCAGCCGCGGAGGCTCGAGAGCGCGTCCAAAATGCCGCGAAGGCCGTCGATGGCGCGATCGACCTCGTCGAGGAACTGCCGGAACCGGAATCAGACCGCGAACCAGTCGACTGA
- a CDS encoding pyridoxal phosphate-dependent aminotransferase: MTMEFTDRVARVEPSATLTISALATELEADGVDVVDLSVGEPDFPTPENVVQAGKDAMDAGHTGYTTPAGHLELREAISEKLAVDGLDHGPDEIIVTPGAKQSLYEIVQTLVQSGDEVVLLDPAWVSYEAMVEMAGGSLSRVDLSPYDFQLEPALDDLAEAVSDDTDLLIVNSPSNPTGAVYSDAALEGVRDLAVEHDVTVISDEIYKEITYGVEPTSLGTLEGMADRTITVNGFSKAYSMTGWRLGYFAGPKDLIDQAGKLHSHSVSSATNFVQYAGIEALENTDDAVTQMVEAFEDRRDLVVDLLEEHDVDVAVPDGAFYMMLPVDDDDQAWCEGAIEDAHVATVPGSAFGTPGYARISYAASEERLEEGIERLAAENYL; encoded by the coding sequence ATGACCATGGAATTCACCGACCGCGTTGCCCGAGTCGAACCGTCCGCAACCCTCACCATCTCCGCACTCGCCACCGAACTCGAGGCCGACGGCGTCGACGTCGTCGACCTGAGCGTCGGCGAACCGGACTTTCCGACGCCCGAAAACGTCGTCCAGGCCGGCAAGGACGCGATGGACGCCGGCCACACCGGCTACACGACGCCCGCGGGCCACCTCGAGCTTCGCGAGGCGATCTCGGAGAAACTCGCCGTCGACGGCCTCGACCACGGCCCGGACGAGATTATCGTCACGCCCGGCGCGAAGCAATCGCTCTACGAAATCGTCCAGACCCTCGTTCAGAGCGGGGACGAGGTCGTCCTCCTCGACCCCGCCTGGGTCTCCTACGAGGCGATGGTCGAGATGGCTGGCGGCTCCCTCTCGCGAGTCGACCTCTCACCGTACGACTTCCAGCTCGAGCCCGCCCTCGACGACCTCGCCGAGGCCGTTTCGGACGACACCGACCTGCTGATCGTCAACTCGCCGTCGAACCCCACGGGCGCTGTCTACTCCGACGCCGCCCTTGAGGGCGTTCGCGACCTGGCCGTCGAACACGACGTCACGGTCATCTCCGACGAGATTTACAAGGAGATTACCTACGGCGTCGAGCCCACGAGCCTGGGGACGCTCGAGGGGATGGCCGACCGAACGATTACGGTCAACGGCTTCTCGAAGGCCTACTCGATGACCGGCTGGCGGCTGGGGTACTTCGCCGGGCCGAAAGACCTGATCGACCAGGCCGGCAAACTCCACAGCCACTCGGTATCCTCGGCGACGAACTTCGTCCAGTACGCCGGGATCGAGGCCCTCGAGAACACCGACGACGCCGTGACCCAGATGGTCGAGGCGTTCGAGGACCGACGCGACCTGGTCGTCGACTTGCTCGAGGAGCACGACGTCGACGTGGCCGTTCCGGACGGCGCATTCTACATGATGCTCCCCGTCGACGACGACGATCAGGCCTGGTGTGAGGGCGCCATCGAGGATGCCCACGTGGCGACCGTCCCCGGCAGCGCCTTCGGAACGCCCGGGTACGCCCGCATCTCCTACGCGGCGAGCGAGGAGCGACTCGAGGAGGGAATCGAGCGGCTGGCGGCCGAAAACTACCTCTGA
- a CDS encoding sensor histidine kinase: protein MALENRRSLTAAQIAGIYAVVSGLWVVLTDRILEAIFPTIAAMAVAQTAKGLVFILASTAIIYTLVARSRRELEETNRRLDLALRHSSVLHRVLRHNLRNTCNVIQGTAETLHDRTEDVDESLDIIEDEAERLVSIGDKSRSLESVIGTGPHARTEVDLAGIVEEYAEIYRKRYPDVRIETDVPGTARLEAHPKVELAVDELLENAIVHHGSDEPTVRLAVERSADGHVAFEVVDDGVGIPAAEREALETAIEDQLVHASGVGLWLAQILVLESGGTFEVGSAGAGGTTVRAVF, encoded by the coding sequence ATGGCTCTCGAGAATCGTCGATCGCTGACAGCCGCACAGATCGCTGGCATCTACGCGGTCGTGAGCGGGCTGTGGGTCGTGCTCACCGATCGGATCCTCGAGGCCATCTTTCCAACGATCGCGGCCATGGCCGTCGCACAGACGGCGAAAGGGCTCGTCTTCATCCTCGCCTCGACGGCCATCATCTACACTCTCGTCGCCCGGAGTCGACGCGAACTCGAGGAGACGAACCGGCGCCTCGACCTCGCGCTTCGACACTCGAGCGTGCTCCACCGCGTGCTCAGGCACAACCTTCGGAACACCTGCAACGTGATCCAGGGGACCGCCGAGACGCTCCACGATCGAACCGAGGACGTCGACGAATCCCTCGATATCATCGAGGACGAAGCCGAACGGCTGGTTTCGATCGGCGACAAATCGCGATCGCTGGAGTCGGTGATCGGAACGGGCCCACACGCTCGAACGGAGGTCGATCTGGCGGGGATCGTCGAGGAGTACGCCGAGATCTACCGCAAACGGTACCCGGATGTCCGAATCGAAACGGACGTTCCGGGGACCGCCCGTCTCGAGGCACACCCGAAGGTCGAACTCGCCGTCGACGAATTGCTCGAGAACGCCATCGTCCACCACGGATCCGACGAGCCGACGGTGCGACTCGCGGTCGAGCGGTCCGCGGACGGGCACGTCGCCTTCGAGGTCGTCGACGACGGGGTTGGCATCCCAGCGGCCGAACGCGAGGCACTCGAGACGGCCATCGAGGATCAACTCGTCCACGCCAGCGGCGTCGGCCTCTGGTTGGCCCAGATCCTCGTCCTCGAGTCGGGCGGGACGTTCGAGGTCGGCAGCGCTGGCGCCGGTGGGACGACCGTGCGTGCCGTGTTCTGA